Proteins from one Leptonema illini DSM 21528 genomic window:
- the queG gene encoding tRNA epoxyqueuosine(34) reductase QueG, giving the protein MPLVSPLSHELATEAIALARQQGFDLVGFTDLHISEEEKQHFRSFVEEGRPAEMSWFSRHQELRLNPGRLLAYESTDETDEVSAQSALVLGMLYRDPDYDRALEDSRFRIARYAVGRDYHKVMKKRAAPLTALFEKAGIQARVCVDSAPLPEKLLARKAGLGWQGKHTNLIHPEKGSFFALAVILLSASTPASAMNPELADLCRSCNLCIEACPTGALEPYRIEPRKCLSYITIESKEDRHRQADRRQGWVFGCDICQEVCPYNRSPRGRRAIRSEPEFAPRPVIYAMLNESPDEAVWEETAGMALRRVSLEQMQFNYSFVKEAGTE; this is encoded by the coding sequence GTGCCTTTAGTATCTCCTCTGTCTCACGAGCTTGCCACCGAAGCCATCGCCCTTGCACGGCAGCAGGGCTTTGACCTTGTCGGCTTTACCGATTTGCATATCTCAGAAGAAGAAAAGCAGCACTTCAGATCCTTTGTCGAAGAGGGGCGACCGGCTGAGATGAGCTGGTTCTCCAGGCATCAGGAGCTGCGCTTGAATCCTGGACGCTTGCTTGCGTATGAATCAACGGACGAGACCGACGAAGTGTCGGCTCAGAGCGCGCTTGTTCTCGGTATGCTCTATCGCGATCCGGACTACGATCGGGCTCTTGAAGATTCAAGGTTTCGCATTGCTCGCTACGCCGTCGGGCGCGATTATCATAAGGTGATGAAAAAGCGAGCCGCCCCGCTGACGGCGCTTTTCGAGAAGGCCGGCATTCAGGCCCGCGTCTGTGTGGATTCGGCCCCGCTTCCCGAGAAGCTTCTTGCGCGCAAGGCCGGGCTTGGCTGGCAGGGGAAGCATACGAATCTGATTCATCCCGAGAAGGGTTCGTTTTTTGCGCTCGCCGTGATCTTGCTTTCGGCTTCTACTCCCGCTTCTGCGATGAATCCCGAGTTAGCCGACCTCTGTCGCAGCTGCAATCTGTGTATTGAGGCATGTCCGACCGGCGCCCTTGAGCCGTATCGCATCGAGCCGCGAAAATGCCTTTCGTATATCACGATCGAATCAAAAGAGGATCGCCATCGACAGGCTGACCGGCGTCAGGGCTGGGTTTTCGGTTGTGACATCTGTCAGGAGGTCTGCCCGTATAACCGCTCGCCTCGCGGCCGACGGGCGATCCGCAGCGAGCCGGAGTTTGCGCCCCGGCCGGTCATCTATGCTATGCTCAACGAGTCTCCTGACGAGGCGGTCTGGGAAGAGACGGCCGGCATGGCGCTTCGGCGGGTGAGTCTCGAACAGATGCAGTTCAACTATTCTTTCGTCAAAGAAGCGGGAACGGAATGA
- the rsmH gene encoding 16S rRNA (cytosine(1402)-N(4))-methyltransferase RsmH — protein sequence MTSVTVYRGPVGGRNKRRERLGLSESSGRERIEVSPFAPIPESLHLKRFIQDHSIDHVPVLFEPVLQALAGLGNESPVILDGTLGEAGHTRGMLRLRPDATVIALDRDEQMLERARQRLSADGFRLSERPDRGAVCLFHAPFSEAASLLAEKGLAVDFLLCDFGVAMFHFSQAGRGFSFRDSDLDMRLDSRLGQTAADLLNKLPEDELARIFFEYGEERQSRPIARSIVEARPIVSASQLTDCVLSVLIRRRDRSGRREFIRDSDAARVFQALRIAVNGEIEQIEALVESIPAILSPGGRAALISFHSLEDRPVKKGFQSLASQGFRILTKKAIAPDEEELKINPAARSAKLRVIERLRATEP from the coding sequence ATGACGAGCGTCACCGTCTATCGTGGTCCTGTGGGCGGACGTAATAAGCGCAGAGAGCGGCTTGGTTTGTCGGAATCTTCAGGACGAGAGCGCATTGAAGTTTCGCCCTTCGCGCCGATTCCAGAGTCGCTGCATCTTAAGCGCTTTATCCAGGATCATTCCATCGATCATGTCCCCGTTCTTTTCGAGCCTGTTTTACAGGCCCTTGCCGGGCTCGGAAACGAAAGCCCCGTTATCCTTGACGGCACGCTTGGCGAGGCCGGCCATACGAGAGGTATGTTGCGTCTGCGTCCCGACGCGACCGTAATCGCCCTTGATCGCGATGAACAGATGCTCGAACGAGCAAGACAACGTCTTTCCGCTGACGGCTTTCGCCTGAGTGAACGACCGGATCGGGGCGCCGTATGCCTTTTTCACGCACCGTTTTCAGAGGCCGCCTCGTTGCTTGCAGAGAAGGGCCTGGCCGTCGATTTTCTGCTCTGCGATTTTGGTGTGGCGATGTTTCATTTTTCTCAGGCCGGTCGCGGCTTCTCGTTTCGCGACAGCGATCTTGATATGCGACTCGATAGCAGACTCGGGCAAACGGCAGCAGATCTTCTGAATAAACTGCCTGAAGACGAGCTGGCTCGTATCTTTTTCGAGTACGGCGAAGAACGCCAGTCGCGCCCCATCGCGCGCAGCATCGTCGAGGCACGCCCGATTGTCTCGGCATCACAGCTCACCGATTGTGTTCTCTCGGTATTGATTCGAAGGCGTGATCGTTCGGGGCGACGCGAGTTTATACGCGATAGCGATGCCGCTCGCGTCTTTCAGGCCCTGCGTATTGCCGTGAACGGAGAGATCGAACAGATTGAAGCGCTTGTAGAATCGATTCCCGCTATTCTGAGTCCGGGCGGCAGGGCCGCTCTCATATCCTTTCACTCGCTTGAAGACCGACCCGTAAAAAAAGGGTTTCAATCCCTTGCCTCTCAGGGATTTCGTATTCTCACGAAAAAGGCGATTGCTCCCGATGAAGAGGAGCTGAAGATAAACCCGGCGGCGAGATCGGCGAAGCTGCGCGTCATCGAACGACTGAGGGCGACAGAACCATGA
- a CDS encoding Mur ligase family protein — protein MQLMELIQRSGLSCTVGLAAANTVSDMEILEITDDSRRAGPGVLYCATRNGRKYIEQAAAAGSVLLLSPSMNAPANASVLRVASPERVMAHLAAGLNGHPSKEMCVVAVTGTNGKTTTTHMLYHLWKKAGLPCALVGTLGLRYFDGEVEVSRETGFTTPRSYELQAILRELLDRGIRQVTIEASSEALSLGRLEALTISGVLFTGLGRDHLDHHRTLASYMRAKRHLFFLAARTKAFFSVYAEDEALHSLRRFAERPCIASRLALPGNTSSSFSLLSAIEFESEITARQPVPTGFNRINAALALFAFERTAGRFASASRTGPHVKGLDLADFSGVPGRMQRLRVSDAIDAFVDYAHSPDSLERVLVEARSIGYNTIIVVFGCGGDRDPGKRPLMGEIAARLADLTIVTDDNPRTEAAASIRAQILTGVAERAGDLLRPALEIGNRSEAIRAALAHARQISVESPARRIAVIVAGKGHETYQIIGREKMHFSDVEEIEKEIERASRSA, from the coding sequence ATGCAACTAATGGAATTGATTCAGCGCTCGGGCTTGAGCTGTACTGTCGGATTGGCCGCAGCGAATACAGTATCCGATATGGAGATCCTCGAGATCACCGACGACTCGCGCAGGGCCGGACCGGGCGTGCTTTACTGTGCGACGCGAAACGGCCGAAAATACATAGAACAGGCAGCAGCGGCGGGCTCCGTTCTTCTGCTCTCGCCGTCGATGAATGCGCCGGCTAACGCCTCTGTTTTGCGAGTCGCCTCGCCCGAACGCGTCATGGCCCATCTGGCCGCCGGTCTGAACGGTCATCCCTCGAAAGAGATGTGTGTTGTGGCCGTTACCGGAACGAACGGAAAAACGACGACGACACACATGCTCTATCATCTCTGGAAGAAGGCCGGTCTGCCCTGCGCGTTAGTCGGTACGCTTGGCCTGCGCTATTTCGACGGCGAGGTGGAGGTCAGTCGCGAAACGGGGTTTACAACTCCGCGCTCCTATGAGCTGCAGGCCATTCTGAGAGAGCTGCTTGATAGAGGCATTCGACAGGTCACAATCGAGGCCTCTTCAGAAGCCCTTTCACTCGGGCGACTGGAGGCACTTACGATTTCAGGCGTGCTCTTTACGGGCCTCGGAAGAGATCACCTCGACCACCATAGAACCCTGGCCTCCTACATGCGCGCCAAAAGGCATCTCTTCTTTCTCGCAGCCCGCACAAAGGCCTTCTTTTCGGTTTATGCTGAAGACGAGGCCCTGCATTCGCTGCGCCGATTCGCAGAGCGTCCCTGTATTGCATCTCGACTTGCGCTGCCTGGAAACACGTCGTCCTCCTTTTCCCTTCTTTCAGCAATAGAATTTGAATCAGAGATCACAGCGCGACAGCCTGTTCCGACAGGCTTTAACCGCATCAACGCCGCTCTTGCCCTTTTCGCATTCGAAAGAACGGCCGGACGGTTTGCATCGGCTTCGCGTACAGGGCCTCATGTCAAAGGCTTGGATCTCGCTGACTTCTCGGGCGTACCGGGTCGCATGCAGCGTCTTCGCGTGAGCGATGCCATCGACGCCTTCGTCGACTATGCCCATTCCCCGGATTCGCTGGAGCGCGTTCTTGTCGAGGCCCGCTCTATCGGCTACAATACGATCATCGTCGTATTCGGATGCGGCGGCGACCGTGACCCGGGCAAGCGTCCCCTGATGGGAGAGATTGCGGCACGGCTGGCCGACCTGACGATCGTAACCGATGACAATCCGCGCACCGAGGCAGCGGCTTCGATTCGCGCCCAGATCCTCACGGGCGTCGCTGAAAGGGCAGGCGATTTGCTCCGGCCGGCGCTTGAGATCGGCAACCGATCAGAGGCCATCAGGGCGGCGCTTGCGCATGCCCGTCAGATTTCAGTTGAAAGCCCGGCCAGGCGAATCGCCGTCATCGTTGCCGGAAAAGGTCATGAAACATATCAGATCATCGGACGCGAAAAGATGCACTTCTCGGACGTCGAAGAGATCGAGAAGGAGATCGAGCGCGCCAGCCGATCAGCCTGA